ACACTCACAGAAACACCCCTCGAACCGTGTGTGCCTGCTTGCACACACACCCCTGCACACCCTCCGCACCCCCATGGGCCCCCCCATACAGCCCCGGCAACActcacccccctcccccccacgTACCCCCGTGTCCCCCAGACTCTCCCCCCCGCACCCCCATGCCCCCCCAGACTCTCACCCCACGTACCCCCATGTCCCCCCCAGACTCTCACCCCCCGcgcccccgtgtcccccccagACTCTCCCCCCTGTACCCCGTGTCCCCCCAGACTCTCCCCCCCGTACCCCCATGTCCCCCCCAGACTCTCACCCCCCGCACCCCCGTGTCCCCCCAGActctcccccccccgcacccccgtgtccccccagactctcccccccccgcacccccgtgtccccccagactctcccccaccccccgtgtcccccccgcCTCGCGGCCGTTCAGCACCGCGGAcagctcccgccgccccggccccgcgccgggccccgctccgcctcaccgggggggggggggcctgaGGAGGGGggggccgccccgcgccgcccggctATAGCGCGGTCACGTgggtcccgccgccgcccctatatagcgcggcgcggcgcggcgcgtCCTGTCCTGcccggcggagcggcggcgAGCGGTGAGCGAGGCCGGGGAACCGGGGCAGCCACCCCACCCGGGGACCCCCGGGGTCCTAATCCCGGGGGGTGTCCGGTCCTGGGGGCGTGAGGGTCCcgtgtcggggggggggggggggggggggggggggggggggtatcCCATCCCCGGGAGCAAGGAGGGTCCCatccccgggggggggggggtggtcccgtgccaggaggaggagggtccCAGATCCCCAGGGGGTCCCAGatcccggggggggggaggtccCGTCCCAGCGGGCAAGGGTGTCCCATGCCCGGGGGGAGACccggtgctggggaggggggtccTATGCCGGGAGCAGGGGTGTCCCATCCCCGGGTGGGGTCTTCCAGCCCACGGGGGGGTCCTGTCCCCAGGAGGGTCCTGTCCGCAGGAGGGTCCTGTCCCAGGGACAGGGGAGGGGGGGTCCCATCTGCGGGGGTCTCTGTCCCCAGGGGGTCTCATCCCTGGGGCGGGGGTCCCCTATGATGTGAAGCCCCTCGGGTGCCCCCTGACCGCAGCGGGGGGGATGTGGGGGtccggggtgggggtgggggggtctcTTGCAGGCATCTGGCCCCGGAGCGGCGGCTGCGATGCGGGTCAGGATGATTTCGGCTGCCTCCGTCCTCGTCCTGCTCTTCCTGCCCTCGGAGACCTGCTCGCCCCTGCAGTGGCCCCGGGGCCCATCCCGCAGGCTGACCCTGGCCCCCCAACCCACCTGGGAGCCCTGGCCAGGAGCCCCAAGACCCTCGGTCCCTACCGCCGGCCTCCTGCCCCAAAGACTATGCCAACCTTGTGGGGCAGAGCCCACCccggccccccgcgccccgcgaGCGCTGCAAACCGGCAAGAGGCGAGACGGCAAACCCAACTCGCTGGATCTCACCTTCCACCTCCTGCGCGAATTCCTGGAGATGTCCCGGGAGGAGAGGCTGGCCCAGAAGGCGCTCAGCAATAAGCTTTTGCTGCAGAGTATAGGAAAATGAAGGAGGATCGTGGTGGGGGGGTAACGAAGGAAACCGACCCCATAGCGAGCGGCCgtggcagagcagagaagggggggggaatgcTGCTAC
The genomic region above belongs to Gymnogyps californianus isolate 813 chromosome 17, ASM1813914v2, whole genome shotgun sequence and contains:
- the LOC127023491 gene encoding LOW QUALITY PROTEIN: corticoliberin-like (The sequence of the model RefSeq protein was modified relative to this genomic sequence to represent the inferred CDS: inserted 1 base in 1 codon); translated protein: MGRGWAAGAGEPASGLASPGTTRVRSAVTWVPPPPLYSAARRGASCPAXAERRRAASGPGAAAAMRVRMISAASVLVLLFLPSETCSPLQWPRGPSRRLTLAPQPTWEPWPGAPRPSVPTAGLLPQRLCQPCGAEPTPAPRAPRALQTGKRRDGKPNSLDLTFHLLREFLEMSREERLAQKALSNKLLLQSIGK